From the Mesorhizobium koreense genome, the window CTCCGGACCGGGCACCAGCCCGGTCCCGAACGCCGAACCCGATCGATATGCCAGACAGCGCGATCCTGATCCCGTCCATTCTCAACGGCCTCACGATGGGGGCGCTTTATGCCCTCATCGCGCTCGGGCTGACGCTGATCTACGGCGTGCTGCACATCATCAATTTCGCGCATGGCGCGCTCCTGATGGTCGGCCTTTACGCGGCCTACTTCCTCAATGCGCGGTTCGGCATCGATCCCTATGTCGCGCTTTTGATCGTCCCGCCGCTGATGTTCGCCCTCGGCTATGCGCTCCAGCGCGGCATCATCGGAAGGGCAAGCCATGGCCGTGACGAGAACATCCTGCTGGCCACGCTCGGCCTCGCCATCGTCATCGAGAACCTCGCGCTTTATTTCTTCCGCTCAGACACGCGCACCATCGATGTGCCCTACGCCTTCGAGACGGTGAGCGTGCTTGGCGCCTTCATCCCGCTACCCAAGGTCGTCGCCTTTTTCGGCGCGCTTGTCACCGCCGCCTTCCTCTGGCTCTTCATGTCGCGGACCGCGACCGGTCGCGCCATCCGCGCCATCTCCAAGGAGCGCAAGGGCGCGGAACTCGTCGGCATCGATACCGAACATATCTATGGGCTGAGCTTCGGCCTCGGCATCGCCTGCCTGGGGGTCGCGGCGTGCCTGCTGCTGCCGACCTACTACGTAACGCCGCAAGTCGGCGAGGGCTTTATCCTCATCGCCTTCACCATCGTGGTGCTGGGAGGTATGGGCTCGTTCATCGGGGCGCTTCTGGGCGGCCTCATCATCGGAGTCGTCGAGGCCGTCAGCGGCCTCTATCTCGGCGAAAGCCTCGGCCAGATTGGCATTTTCGTGATCTTCATCCTCGTCCTCTTGTTCCGCCCGACGGGGCTGCTCGGGCACAAGGTCTGAGCCGCATGCGAAACCTCGTCATCCTCCTCGTCGTCTTTGCCGCGATCGCGACGGCGCCCTGGCTCATCCGCTCGGAGTTCTGGCTGAACCTCGTCATCATGACGCTCTACGGCGCGCTGCTCGGCCAATCCTGGAACATCCTCGGCGGTTATGGCGGGCAATTCTCCTTCGGCCATGCCGCTTTCTTCGGAACGGGAGCCTATGCGGTGGCTGTGCTGCAGATGAAATTCGACATCAATCCGTGGCTCGGCCTTGCGGGCGGCGCGGTGCTTGCCATGCTGGTTGCGGCCTTCATCGGATACTGCACCTTCCGCTACGGGCTGCGCGGTTCCTATTTCGCGCTGGTCACGCTGGCATTCGCCGAGGTTCTGCGCATCCTCGCCAATTCCTTCGACATCACCGGGGCCGGCGTCGGACTTCTGATCCCGCTCAGGCAGGAGGCATCCAACCTCCAGTTCCCCACCAAGACGGGCTTCTTCTTCCTCATCTGGGTGATGACGCTCGCGGCTTTCCTCGTGGTCTGGTGGATCGGCCATTCCCGTTTCGGCGCGCAGCTTACCGCCGTCCGCGACAATGAGGACGCGGCGCGCGCGCTCGGCGTCAACCCGTTCCGCGTCAAGATGGGCGCCATCGTCCTGTCGGGCCTTTTCTCAGGTCTCGCCGGCATCTTCTACGCCCAGTATTTCCTCTATCTCGACCCGAGCATCGCCTACGGCACGAGCGTTTCCATCGAAAGCCTGCTGGTGCCGATCATCGGCGGCATGGGAACGCTTTTCGGGCCGCTGCTCGGCGCGGTCGGCGTGCATTTCATTTCCGAGGTCACGCGCGAGACGATGGGAGACGCACCGGGCATCGCGCTGGCGCTTTACGGCACCGTACTGGTCCTGATGGTCATCTTCATGCCGCGCGGACTCGCGGGGCTCTTCCGCCGCTTCGGCTGGCGGCCCGCCCAACCGGAAAACAAGGCCGCGCCGGAGATCCGCCATGCTTGAGGTCGAGGGCCTTTCCAAGCATTTCGGAGGTGTGCGGGCCGCAAACGGCGTACGTCTGTCCCTCGAGGAGGGGAAGATTGCATCGCTGATCGGGCCGAACGGTGCCGGTAAGACGACGCTGTTTGCCATGATCACCGGCTTCCACAAGCCGGACGAGGGGAGGGTGCATTTCAACGGCGAGGACATTACCGGCCTCTCGCCGGAAGCGATCGCCCGACGCGGCATGGTGCGTACCTTCCAGATCGTTCAGCCCTTCGCCGGCCAAACCGTGCGCGAGAACATCGCGGTCGGCGCGCACCTGCGCATCGCCTCGCGGTCGCGCGCGCTCGCCAAGGCCGAGGAGGTGGCGCGTCGCGTCGGGCTCGGCGATCGGCTCGACATGGATGCGGCGGCACTTACGGGCGCAGGGCGCAAGCGGCTCGAAGTCGCGCGGGCGCTGGCAACGGAGCCGCGCCTGATCCTCTTCGACGAGGTGATGGCGGGGCTGAACCCGTCCGAGATCCGCGACGTCATTCCGGTCATCCGCGCGCTGCGCGATTCCGGCGTCACGATCCTGCTCATCGAGCATGTCATGCTGGCGGTGATGAGCCTTTCGGAACATACCTGGGTGTTGAGCGAGGGCGAGATCATCGCTGAGGGTGCCCCGGCCGATGTCGTCGCCGACCCTAAGGTCGTGGCCGCCTATCTCGGCGAGGGCATGGCCGCGCGCATGAAGCGGCGAGAGGCCGATCATGCTTGAAGTCTCGGGCATTCGTGGCGGCTACGGCGCTGTGGAAGTGCTTCGCGGGGTCGATCTCGGCATCGCGCAGGGCGAACTGGTGGCGCTGCTCGGTTCGAACGGCGTCGGCAAGACGACTTTTGCCGCCGCCCTTTCCGGCCTCGTTCGGTGCAGGAGCGGCAGCATCCGCTTCCAGAACCGTGAGATCGGCCATCTCGCACCGAGCGAGATCGTCGCGGCGGGACTGATACAGGTTCCGGAAGGTCGGCACATCTTTCCGAACCTGACGGTGAGGGAAAATCTGGAGCTCGGCGCCTATCGCCGCGCCGCGAAAAGCCTGGGCAAAAACCTCGGCGAAGTGCTCGATACCTTCCCACGGCTGAAGGAACGGCTGGCGCAGAAGGCGGGCACGCTTTCCGGCGGCGAGCAGCAGATGCTGGCGATCGGCCGCGCCATGATGGCGGAACCGGTACTGCTCGTTCTCGACGAACCGTCGATCGGCCTGTCGCCGCTACTGGTGGAAGAGATGTTCGCGCTGATCGGCCGGCTGAGGGAGCGCGGCCTGACGATCCTTCTGGTCGAGCAGAATGTGCTGCAATCGCTGGAGATCGCCGACCGCGCCTTCGTCATGGAGAATGGCGAGATCAGGTTGTCCGGCAAGGCTTCCGAAATGATGGACGATCCTGAACTCCAGCGTTCCTATCTGGGATTGGCATGATGGTGGCGACACTGGCGGAAAAGATCATCGCGCGTGCGGCCGGACGCCAGTCCGTCCGTCCGGGCGAGATCGTCACGGCCAAAATCGACCTTGCCATGATCCACGATTCGGGCGGCCCGCGCCGGGTCGAGCCGATCCTGAAGGATCTGGGCGTCGGGCTCTTCGATGCCGGCAAGGTGGTCCTGATCTCGGATCATTTTGTGCCGGGCGATACCGACGAGGGCGCGCGCATCCTCGAACTGACCCGGCAATGGGCGAAGGAGCGCAAGGTCGCCTTCCACGACGGCGAGGGCATCTGCCATGTCGTCCTGCCGGAGAAGGTGCATCTGAGGCCCGGCATGTTCGTCGTCGGCGGCGACAGCCATTCGCCGACCGGCGGCGCCTTCGGCTGTTACATGTTCGGCGTCGGAGCGACGGAGATGGCCGGCGTGTTGGCGACCGGCGAGATATGGCTGAAGGTGCCGGGCACCATCCGCATCGAATGGCAAGGCAGGCTCGGCCTTGGCGTGACCGCCAAGGATATCATGCTGGCGCTTTGCGGCCGCCTCGGCATGGACGGGGGCAAGTACCAGGCGGTCGAATATGCGGGCGAGGCGATTTCCGCGCTCTCCATGCAGGAGCGCATGACGCTTTCCAACATGGCGGCGGAACTTGGTGCGCAGGCCGGCCTGATCGGGCCCGACGAAACCACCGCGCGCTGGCTGGAAGGCGTTGGCAGTGATCCCGGAGACTGGTCCGGCCTGAAATCCGACCCGGAAGCGGCGCTCCTCGAACACCATGTCTTCGACGCCGCGGCGCTCGAGCCGCAGGTGGCCGCGCCGCATTCGCCGGCCAATGCCGCGCCGGTCGGCGATGCCCCTGCGACCCCGGTCGACGTCGCCTATATCGGCGCCTGTACGGGCGCGAAATATGACGATCTGAAACGCGCAGCCTCGATCCTGCGCGGACGCCATACGGCAGCCGGTACCGAACTGATGGTGGCGCCCTCTTCGCGCCGCGATCAGGACCGCGCGACGGACGAGGGCATCATGAAGATATTCGAGGATGCCGGCGCGCGCATCCTGCCCAATGCGTGCGGCATCTGCGCCGGCTACGGCGCGGACCGTCTCGGCGAGAATGTGACCTGTATTTCCTCCACAGCGCGCAACTTCAAGGGGCGCATGGGTGCGGCCTCGTCCAATGTGTGGCTGGCGTCGCCCTACACCGTCGCCGCCTCGGCCGTCGCCGGACGCATCGCCGACCCGCGCGAATTCCTGCGGGCGGGAGATGGGGCATGAGCGGGCGCATCTTCCTCTTCGGCGACGATATCGACACCGACCAGCTCGCGCCGGGCCAGTATATGAAGGGCGGGCTAGCAGAACTTGCCGCCCATTGCCTCGAAGCGGTCAGGCCGGATTTCCCGGCGAGTGTCGGACCCGGCGACATCGTGGTTGCCGGACGCAATTTCGGCATGGGCTCCTCGCGTGAGCAGGCGGCCGAGGCGCTGAAGTTTCTGGGCGTTGCCGCTGTCGTGGCGCGCTCGTTTGCCGGCATCTTCTATCGCAATGCCATCAATCTCGGCCTGCCGGTCATCGTGGCGGAAGGCGATCTCGGCGCCGTTCGCGACGGAGTGGAGGCGGTGCTCGATCTTGACGCGGGGCAATTGCAGCCGGCAGGCGCGGCGCCGATCGTGCTGGAGCCGCTGCCCGACAATCTGAAAGCGCTGCTCGCCGATGGCGGGCTGGTGCCGCATCTGAAGAAGCGCTTCGCAGCGGAGCGAGGCCAGGACTGGTAATGAAACTCAAACAAAGACTTGCAGAGAAGAAGATATTGGTTGCTCCAGGCATCTACGATGCGCTGACGGGGCTTATCGCGGAACAGGCGGGCGCCGAGGCGGTCTACCTTTCCGGGGCCTCGATCGCCTATACGCGGCTCGGCCGTTCGGATATCGGCCTTGTATCGATGAACGAGGTTGCCGACAC encodes:
- a CDS encoding branched-chain amino acid ABC transporter permease, whose product is MPDSAILIPSILNGLTMGALYALIALGLTLIYGVLHIINFAHGALLMVGLYAAYFLNARFGIDPYVALLIVPPLMFALGYALQRGIIGRASHGRDENILLATLGLAIVIENLALYFFRSDTRTIDVPYAFETVSVLGAFIPLPKVVAFFGALVTAAFLWLFMSRTATGRAIRAISKERKGAELVGIDTEHIYGLSFGLGIACLGVAACLLLPTYYVTPQVGEGFILIAFTIVVLGGMGSFIGALLGGLIIGVVEAVSGLYLGESLGQIGIFVIFILVLLFRPTGLLGHKV
- a CDS encoding branched-chain amino acid ABC transporter permease — its product is MRNLVILLVVFAAIATAPWLIRSEFWLNLVIMTLYGALLGQSWNILGGYGGQFSFGHAAFFGTGAYAVAVLQMKFDINPWLGLAGGAVLAMLVAAFIGYCTFRYGLRGSYFALVTLAFAEVLRILANSFDITGAGVGLLIPLRQEASNLQFPTKTGFFFLIWVMTLAAFLVVWWIGHSRFGAQLTAVRDNEDAARALGVNPFRVKMGAIVLSGLFSGLAGIFYAQYFLYLDPSIAYGTSVSIESLLVPIIGGMGTLFGPLLGAVGVHFISEVTRETMGDAPGIALALYGTVLVLMVIFMPRGLAGLFRRFGWRPAQPENKAAPEIRHA
- a CDS encoding ABC transporter ATP-binding protein — protein: MLEVEGLSKHFGGVRAANGVRLSLEEGKIASLIGPNGAGKTTLFAMITGFHKPDEGRVHFNGEDITGLSPEAIARRGMVRTFQIVQPFAGQTVRENIAVGAHLRIASRSRALAKAEEVARRVGLGDRLDMDAAALTGAGRKRLEVARALATEPRLILFDEVMAGLNPSEIRDVIPVIRALRDSGVTILLIEHVMLAVMSLSEHTWVLSEGEIIAEGAPADVVADPKVVAAYLGEGMAARMKRREADHA
- a CDS encoding ABC transporter ATP-binding protein; its protein translation is MLEVSGIRGGYGAVEVLRGVDLGIAQGELVALLGSNGVGKTTFAAALSGLVRCRSGSIRFQNREIGHLAPSEIVAAGLIQVPEGRHIFPNLTVRENLELGAYRRAAKSLGKNLGEVLDTFPRLKERLAQKAGTLSGGEQQMLAIGRAMMAEPVLLVLDEPSIGLSPLLVEEMFALIGRLRERGLTILLVEQNVLQSLEIADRAFVMENGEIRLSGKASEMMDDPELQRSYLGLA
- a CDS encoding 3-isopropylmalate dehydratase large subunit; translation: MVATLAEKIIARAAGRQSVRPGEIVTAKIDLAMIHDSGGPRRVEPILKDLGVGLFDAGKVVLISDHFVPGDTDEGARILELTRQWAKERKVAFHDGEGICHVVLPEKVHLRPGMFVVGGDSHSPTGGAFGCYMFGVGATEMAGVLATGEIWLKVPGTIRIEWQGRLGLGVTAKDIMLALCGRLGMDGGKYQAVEYAGEAISALSMQERMTLSNMAAELGAQAGLIGPDETTARWLEGVGSDPGDWSGLKSDPEAALLEHHVFDAAALEPQVAAPHSPANAAPVGDAPATPVDVAYIGACTGAKYDDLKRAASILRGRHTAAGTELMVAPSSRRDQDRATDEGIMKIFEDAGARILPNACGICAGYGADRLGENVTCISSTARNFKGRMGAASSNVWLASPYTVAASAVAGRIADPREFLRAGDGA
- a CDS encoding LeuD/DmdB family oxidoreductase small subunit, with translation MSGRIFLFGDDIDTDQLAPGQYMKGGLAELAAHCLEAVRPDFPASVGPGDIVVAGRNFGMGSSREQAAEALKFLGVAAVVARSFAGIFYRNAINLGLPVIVAEGDLGAVRDGVEAVLDLDAGQLQPAGAAPIVLEPLPDNLKALLADGGLVPHLKKRFAAERGQDW